The following are encoded together in the Flavihumibacter fluvii genome:
- a CDS encoding class I SAM-dependent methyltransferase: protein MTITGDQQIAEHWFNSDTAFNQVYPPEIQRLAKRHWTPLQIAQKAADFLATENNVRVLDIGSGAGKFCLAAAFYKPTASFTGVEQRKNLVNIAETARQILQLENASFINANFTQVDFSKYDHFYFYNAFYENLACTDKIDNSIDYSRELYNYYNMYLYKLLQQTPSGTKLAAYHSLEDEMPAGFRVVKTEMDSMLKFWIKL from the coding sequence ATGACGATAACCGGAGATCAACAGATAGCGGAACACTGGTTTAATTCAGATACTGCGTTCAACCAGGTATACCCACCAGAAATTCAACGTTTGGCTAAACGGCATTGGACGCCCTTGCAGATTGCCCAAAAAGCTGCAGATTTCCTGGCCACCGAAAATAATGTGCGGGTTTTGGATATAGGAAGTGGTGCCGGGAAATTTTGCCTGGCTGCAGCATTCTATAAACCAACAGCTTCATTTACAGGCGTTGAACAGCGTAAAAACCTGGTTAATATTGCAGAAACAGCCAGGCAAATCCTACAACTGGAAAATGCTTCATTCATTAATGCCAATTTCACCCAGGTTGACTTCAGCAAATACGATCATTTTTATTTCTATAATGCCTTTTATGAAAACCTGGCCTGCACTGATAAAATAGATAACAGTATAGATTATTCCAGGGAACTGTACAATTATTACAACATGTATTTATACAAGCTGCTTCAGCAGACTCCAAGCGGAACGAAGCTGGCAGCATACCACAGCCTTGAGGATGAAATGCCGGCAGGATTCCGGGTTGTTAAAACTGAAATGGACAGCATGTTAAAATTCTGGATAAAGTTATAA
- a CDS encoding carbonic anhydrase has translation MQTNYSPIFNRAVLILQITLLLFIMNGCKQNSRDTVNNTSASVNHLQRLLNGNERFSHLKPRHPDEDLQRLKEAAIVQHPYAVVICCSDSRVSPELLFDEGIGDLFVIRTAGNIIGGVEIGSVEYAVEHLGVKLIVVMGHENCGAIKAFVEGGNAPGHIKDIVDSIGNESEIIAIPKNNKDRLEKCVTANVLHAVKQLQQQSLILQEKKSEGDIQIIGTRYDLNDLKITILQP, from the coding sequence ATGCAAACCAACTATTCGCCAATATTCAACAGGGCAGTCCTTATATTACAAATTACGCTGCTTTTATTCATTATGAATGGCTGTAAGCAGAATAGCCGAGATACGGTTAACAATACATCAGCTTCGGTAAATCATTTGCAACGGTTATTAAATGGTAATGAACGATTTTCCCATTTGAAACCCAGGCATCCCGATGAAGACTTACAACGGCTAAAGGAGGCTGCCATAGTGCAACACCCATATGCTGTTGTAATTTGTTGTTCAGATTCGAGGGTGTCGCCGGAACTACTATTTGATGAAGGGATCGGCGACCTCTTTGTAATTCGAACAGCTGGAAATATAATAGGGGGCGTGGAAATTGGAAGCGTAGAATATGCCGTGGAACATCTGGGTGTAAAATTAATTGTGGTTATGGGCCATGAAAACTGCGGTGCAATAAAGGCTTTCGTCGAAGGCGGAAATGCACCTGGCCATATTAAGGACATTGTGGACAGCATAGGCAATGAATCTGAAATAATTGCTATTCCAAAAAACAACAAGGATCGGCTGGAAAAATGTGTAACTGCAAATGTACTACATGCCGTAAAGCAACTCCAGCAACAATCATTGATTCTACAGGAAAAAAAATCAGAAGGGGATATTCAAATTATAGGTACAAGGTATGATTTGAATGATCTGAAAATTACAATTCTCCAACCATAA
- a CDS encoding YoaK family protein, which produces MAILLSLTAGLVNSEGFLGFSVLTTNVTGHAALFAENISIKEWANSWVIALWMLLFLGGAFISSFIIDVIGKNQRYSNLIPISLEFLILVIIGIIGNHYRTNEVASQLFAGSLLFAMGMQNSLVSMISKSVVRTTHLTGTFTDLGIELAQLRFIKPEKKRELRSRIWLKLFIISSFIAGAIMGAYAFRSYHYYSFFIPAGVLVFTLLYDILRVTAKWYYRKIEKKLSFNG; this is translated from the coding sequence TTGGCTATTCTATTAAGCCTTACTGCTGGCCTGGTAAACAGTGAGGGGTTCCTGGGATTTTCAGTATTAACGACCAATGTAACCGGCCATGCGGCTTTATTTGCAGAAAATATTTCTATTAAAGAATGGGCAAATTCGTGGGTGATTGCCCTGTGGATGCTGCTCTTTTTAGGTGGTGCTTTTATTTCAAGTTTCATCATTGATGTAATAGGAAAAAATCAACGGTATTCAAATTTAATACCAATCTCCCTTGAATTTTTAATCCTGGTGATCATTGGGATCATAGGTAACCATTATAGAACAAATGAGGTTGCAAGTCAATTATTTGCAGGCAGTTTATTGTTTGCCATGGGTATGCAAAATTCTTTAGTGTCAATGATATCCAAATCTGTTGTGCGAACAACCCACTTAACAGGAACCTTTACTGATTTAGGAATTGAACTGGCACAGTTAAGATTTATAAAACCTGAAAAAAAGCGGGAATTAAGGTCACGCATCTGGCTTAAACTATTTATTATTTCTTCTTTTATTGCAGGTGCTATCATGGGTGCATATGCCTTCAGGAGTTATCATTATTATTCCTTTTTTATCCCGGCAGGGGTCCTGGTATTTACCTTATTGTATGATATATTACGGGTCACTGCAAAGTGGTATTACCGGAAAATCGAAAAAAAGTTATCTTTTAACGGGTAA
- a CDS encoding NUDIX hydrolase, which yields MKQISRFSHLGELNDDDYFRIALSVDCVIFGFEDNELKVLVIKCNIKEYKGKWSLLGDLVRPDEDIEAASYRILKERTGLDDVYLEQVKTFGKPNRHPAGRVITVAYFSLVNIKNHQLKLSDNELHWHPVNDITEMAFDHKEILQSCLDQLREKIEDHPLVFNLLPRKFSLRELQCLYEAILNTRLDRRNFRKKFFVMDWLTDLNELEEDVPHRPGKLYEFNKEKFDKAIRKIGDSRKAATKTENA from the coding sequence ATGAAGCAAATTTCCAGGTTTAGCCATTTGGGCGAATTGAACGACGACGACTATTTCAGGATAGCCCTTTCGGTAGATTGTGTGATTTTCGGGTTTGAGGATAATGAATTGAAGGTACTGGTGATCAAATGCAATATCAAGGAGTATAAAGGGAAGTGGTCCTTACTGGGTGACCTTGTTCGGCCGGATGAAGACATTGAAGCAGCTTCCTATAGGATACTGAAGGAAAGAACCGGGCTTGATGATGTATACCTCGAACAAGTGAAGACATTTGGAAAGCCCAACCGCCACCCCGCTGGCAGGGTGATTACCGTGGCTTATTTTTCCCTGGTCAATATCAAGAACCACCAGTTGAAATTATCAGATAACGAACTACACTGGCATCCTGTGAATGATATTACCGAAATGGCTTTCGATCACAAGGAAATCCTGCAATCCTGCCTTGACCAGTTACGGGAAAAAATTGAAGACCATCCACTGGTATTCAATCTGCTGCCCAGGAAATTTTCCCTGAGGGAATTACAATGCCTGTATGAAGCAATCCTGAATACCAGGCTCGACAGGAGAAATTTCAGGAAGAAATTTTTTGTGATGGACTGGCTGACAGACCTTAATGAATTGGAAGAAGATGTGCCACACCGTCCAGGCAAGCTGTATGAGTTTAATAAAGAAAAATTTGACAAGGCCATCCGAAAAATCGGTGACAGTAGAAAAGCAGCCACGAAAACTGAAAACGCCTAG
- the ligA gene encoding NAD-dependent DNA ligase LigA — protein sequence MYTPRQTSEWQLKTTDLLQKLPGIKKGDIEVLRDVLRFHEYRYYVLDAPLIADYEYDQLYKGLERLEAALPELVTPDSPTQRVANGLNPSFPTVSHLVPMLSLDNSYNATDLVDWDRRVREGAGETSIEYCVEPKFDGASISLIYEKDLFVRGATRGDGVQGDDITTNIRQIRSVPLSARFSSYGIQQIEIRGEVLLTKKHFKAFNDKLAEQNLPPLANPRNAAAGSLRIKDPSEVRRRNLEAFLYHVSYHSDEDGVPAELLTHSGTLEMLWDLGFRSPNKEKKVFSGIDAVVAYCQEFESGRDALPYEIDGMVIKVNRLDLQDKLGMTTHHPRWAIAYKFKARQATSRLRSVEFQVGRTGAITPVAKIDPVPIGGVTVGSISLFNEDVIREKDLMIGDRVLVERAGDVIPYIVKSLPEARNGGEHKIEFPTDCPECGSRLFKEEGEAVWRCVNIDCPAQVVERIIHFVSKDAMDIKSFGEANVRKFYELGYLRDIPSIYQLPFDQIRGMEGFGEKSISNLSAAIEQSKQQPLHRLIFALGIRYVGETTAKTLAQSVSHLMDLSRMSLEELQQLEDVGVKVAASIHQFFKNRGNLKLLKELEEIGLNFKSEKKETLTDGELSGQTFLFTGTLNRLKRSDAEAMVEERGGKILSGVSSKLNYLVVGDDAGSKLEKAKKIPQIQIITEEEFLKLVENG from the coding sequence ATGTATACACCCAGACAAACCAGCGAGTGGCAGCTTAAAACGACGGATTTGTTGCAAAAGCTGCCTGGTATAAAAAAGGGAGATATAGAGGTTTTGCGCGATGTGCTGCGTTTTCACGAATACCGTTACTATGTTCTGGATGCTCCATTGATAGCAGATTACGAATACGACCAGTTGTATAAAGGCCTGGAGCGGTTGGAAGCAGCGCTTCCCGAATTGGTGACGCCGGACTCGCCTACACAAAGGGTGGCGAACGGCCTCAATCCATCCTTTCCCACTGTGTCGCACCTTGTACCCATGTTATCACTGGATAATTCTTACAATGCGACCGACCTGGTTGATTGGGATCGCCGGGTGCGGGAAGGTGCTGGGGAAACCAGCATTGAATATTGTGTGGAACCAAAATTTGACGGGGCAAGTATTTCACTGATTTATGAAAAAGATTTGTTTGTGCGGGGAGCAACAAGGGGCGATGGCGTCCAGGGCGATGATATTACCACCAACATCAGGCAAATCAGGTCGGTACCCCTTTCGGCAAGGTTTTCGTCTTATGGCATCCAGCAGATTGAAATCCGTGGTGAGGTGTTGCTTACCAAAAAGCATTTTAAAGCTTTCAACGATAAGCTGGCTGAACAAAACCTGCCGCCATTGGCCAATCCGAGAAATGCCGCCGCTGGCTCCCTTCGGATAAAAGATCCTTCAGAAGTACGGCGAAGAAATCTGGAAGCGTTTTTATACCATGTCAGTTACCATTCGGATGAGGACGGTGTGCCGGCAGAATTACTTACACATTCGGGTACCCTGGAAATGTTGTGGGATCTTGGTTTCAGGAGTCCGAACAAGGAAAAGAAAGTGTTTTCCGGAATAGATGCCGTAGTGGCTTATTGCCAGGAATTTGAATCGGGAAGGGATGCTCTTCCCTATGAAATTGACGGCATGGTCATTAAGGTCAACCGGTTGGACCTTCAAGATAAACTGGGTATGACCACCCATCACCCCAGGTGGGCCATTGCATACAAATTCAAGGCAAGGCAGGCCACCAGCCGGCTAAGATCCGTGGAATTCCAGGTTGGCCGAACCGGTGCGATTACACCCGTTGCTAAAATTGATCCGGTTCCAATTGGCGGGGTTACTGTAGGGTCCATCAGCTTGTTTAATGAAGATGTGATCCGTGAAAAAGACCTGATGATTGGGGACAGGGTGCTGGTTGAACGGGCGGGGGATGTGATACCTTATATCGTGAAATCGCTGCCTGAAGCGCGAAATGGCGGGGAGCATAAGATAGAATTTCCAACTGATTGTCCGGAGTGCGGATCGCGGTTGTTCAAGGAAGAAGGCGAAGCTGTCTGGCGTTGTGTGAATATAGATTGCCCGGCGCAGGTGGTGGAACGTATCATCCATTTTGTATCGAAAGATGCCATGGATATCAAGAGTTTCGGGGAAGCCAATGTGCGGAAATTTTATGAGTTGGGTTATCTCAGGGATATTCCATCCATATACCAGCTGCCTTTTGACCAGATCAGGGGCATGGAAGGGTTTGGTGAGAAATCGATCAGCAATTTATCAGCGGCCATCGAGCAATCCAAACAGCAACCGCTGCACAGGCTGATTTTCGCCCTCGGAATCCGTTATGTGGGGGAAACTACCGCTAAAACACTGGCTCAATCGGTTAGCCACCTGATGGACCTTAGCCGGATGAGCCTGGAAGAATTGCAGCAGCTGGAGGATGTTGGTGTGAAAGTGGCAGCCAGTATCCATCAGTTTTTTAAGAACCGCGGTAATCTTAAGCTGCTGAAGGAGCTGGAGGAAATTGGGCTGAATTTTAAAAGCGAAAAGAAGGAAACACTTACAGATGGCGAACTTTCAGGCCAAACCTTCCTTTTCACGGGAACCCTTAACCGATTGAAAAGAAGTGATGCTGAGGCCATGGTAGAAGAAAGGGGTGGCAAAATATTGAGCGGGGTAAGCAGTAAGCTCAATTACCTGGTGGTAGGCGATGATGCCGGCTCCAAACTGGAAAAGGCAAAAAAGATCCCCCAGATCCAAATTATTACGGAGGAGGAATTCCTGAAATTGGTGGAGAATGGATAA
- a CDS encoding NUMOD4 domain-containing protein, whose product MVKSLTGEAWKPLQFPGWKHLRKQYALSSSGRVASYTDSVTEDGKLLNGSLTTGYKTLNLHRPGNNGTLYIHREIARLFLKKPSTKHRYVIHINHNKIDNSVKNLKWATLEEMIEHQQNSPAKVAYKKVQANRATGLKLNATQVKSIKKTLGAKNRTLTIRQLAEKYGVSEMTMYRIKSGENWAKVK is encoded by the coding sequence ATGGTAAAATCATTAACAGGCGAAGCCTGGAAGCCCTTACAGTTTCCGGGATGGAAACATCTTCGCAAACAATACGCATTATCTTCCAGTGGCCGGGTAGCGAGTTACACGGATTCGGTAACGGAAGACGGTAAGTTATTGAACGGATCGCTTACTACAGGCTATAAAACGCTAAACCTTCATCGTCCGGGTAACAATGGCACTTTGTACATACATCGTGAAATTGCCCGTCTCTTTTTGAAGAAGCCTTCTACCAAGCACCGGTACGTGATCCATATCAATCATAACAAAATTGATAATTCAGTCAAGAACCTGAAATGGGCGACACTGGAAGAAATGATTGAGCACCAACAAAACAGTCCGGCTAAGGTGGCTTATAAGAAAGTGCAGGCCAACCGTGCCACGGGGTTAAAATTGAATGCAACCCAGGTAAAGTCCATCAAAAAAACTTTGGGTGCCAAGAACAGGACCCTCACGATTCGGCAGCTTGCGGAAAAATATGGCGTTAGTGAAATGACCATGTACCGCATCAAGAGCGGCGAAAACTGGGCTAAAGTAAAATGA
- a CDS encoding DUF2461 domain-containing protein — protein MLQTSTLSFLKSLKKNNNKPWFDENRKNYEAAKKDFEGLVQQVINTHGKNDPAIANLKAKECMFRINRDVRFAKDKSPYKTNFGASINAGGKKSMRAGYYIHIEPGQSFVGGGLYMPQPADLKKVRQEIDYNLAEFKGIIDGKKFKTIFGGLSNDPELKITRVPQGFEKDSPAADYLVFKSFIAMQPVSDTAITEKKVIQTIVTAFAALQPLLGFLNRNIEE, from the coding sequence ATGCTGCAGACATCCACTTTAAGTTTCCTGAAATCGTTGAAAAAAAACAATAATAAACCGTGGTTCGATGAAAACCGAAAAAATTACGAAGCGGCAAAAAAGGATTTCGAAGGGTTGGTACAACAAGTGATTAACACCCATGGAAAAAACGATCCGGCTATTGCAAACCTGAAAGCAAAAGAATGTATGTTCAGGATCAACAGGGACGTCCGATTTGCCAAGGATAAATCTCCCTACAAAACCAATTTCGGGGCAAGCATCAATGCCGGTGGAAAAAAATCAATGCGGGCAGGGTATTATATCCATATAGAGCCCGGACAAAGTTTTGTTGGTGGTGGTTTATACATGCCCCAACCGGCTGACCTAAAGAAAGTGAGGCAGGAAATTGATTATAACCTTGCTGAGTTCAAAGGCATCATTGACGGGAAAAAGTTCAAAACGATCTTTGGCGGATTATCCAATGATCCGGAGCTCAAAATCACCAGGGTTCCACAAGGATTTGAAAAAGATTCCCCGGCAGCAGATTACTTAGTGTTTAAAAGTTTCATTGCGATGCAACCTGTTTCAGATACCGCAATCACAGAAAAAAAAGTGATCCAAACTATTGTAACTGCCTTTGCTGCGCTGCAGCCATTGCTTGGTTTCCTGAACAGAAATATTGAAGAATAA
- a CDS encoding aspartate-semialdehyde dehydrogenase, with amino-acid sequence MKVAVVGATGLVGTKMLQVLAERNFPVTELIPVASEKSVGKEVEYKGKKYKVVSMTDAIAAKPAVALFSAGGGTSLEWAPKFAEAGITVIDNSSAWRMDPTKKLVVPEINADALTGSDKVIANPNCSTIQMVVALNPLHKKYKIKRLVVSTYQSVTGTGVKAVTQLMNERQGVEGEMAYRYQIDMNAIPQIDVFLDNGYTKEEMKMVNETKKIMRDDSIRVTATTVRIPVMGGHSESVNVEFANDFDLDEVRSLLASAPGVVVVDDPANAKYPMPKDAHERDEVFVGRLRRDESQPNTLNMWIVSDNLRKGAATNAVQIAEYLLQQGLLG; translated from the coding sequence ATGAAAGTCGCAGTTGTAGGTGCTACCGGGTTAGTTGGCACCAAAATGTTACAGGTCCTGGCCGAACGTAATTTTCCGGTTACAGAACTGATTCCAGTCGCCTCTGAAAAATCTGTTGGTAAAGAAGTGGAATACAAGGGTAAGAAATACAAGGTGGTGAGCATGACCGATGCTATCGCTGCGAAACCTGCTGTGGCTTTGTTTTCAGCAGGTGGCGGCACTTCCCTGGAGTGGGCCCCTAAGTTTGCGGAAGCCGGTATCACCGTCATCGACAATTCATCTGCCTGGCGGATGGACCCAACCAAAAAGCTGGTAGTCCCTGAGATCAATGCCGATGCCCTTACCGGAAGCGATAAAGTAATTGCCAACCCAAACTGTTCTACCATCCAGATGGTGGTGGCGCTGAATCCATTGCATAAAAAATACAAGATTAAAAGGCTGGTTGTATCTACCTACCAAAGCGTTACCGGAACGGGTGTTAAAGCCGTGACCCAACTGATGAATGAGCGGCAGGGGGTTGAAGGCGAAATGGCGTACAGATACCAGATTGATATGAATGCCATTCCACAGATCGATGTATTCCTCGATAACGGTTACACGAAGGAAGAAATGAAAATGGTGAATGAGACTAAGAAGATCATGCGCGACGATAGCATCAGGGTTACTGCAACTACGGTTCGTATTCCGGTGATGGGCGGGCACAGCGAAAGCGTAAATGTAGAGTTCGCCAATGATTTTGACCTTGATGAAGTACGGTCTTTACTTGCTTCAGCTCCAGGCGTTGTTGTAGTTGATGATCCGGCCAATGCTAAGTATCCGATGCCTAAAGATGCACATGAAAGGGATGAGGTTTTTGTTGGCCGTTTGCGTCGTGATGAGTCTCAACCCAATACACTTAATATGTGGATCGTAAGTGATAACCTTCGCAAAGGTGCTGCAACAAATGCTGTACAGATTGCGGAATATCTCCTGCAACAAGGACTATTAGGGTAA
- a CDS encoding lamin tail domain-containing protein, with amino-acid sequence MLRKCLLTIVLFSAVTLSAQAFQVAITELMPDPEPAISLPPEEFIELTNVSGKPIDISGWQLSNGRTTARLPDSVFLAADSILIICSSRSADQFARFGSTLGVTHFPALSNEDDTIVLTNLTGLVIHAVAYSGKWYSREWPSGGRSLEMIQLQNSCSQQNNWGPSKAITGGTPGQANSLASEPTEGHRFTLLYAFCKTDSAVVLVFDDAIDAGSISLPGAIQTDPAVQFNSMHIEGQLHNQLVCTLAKPLVPHQLIEISADGITSCLHQPTGGIRRVKVGLPDPDPEKLVINEILFDPPIDGADYMEFYNASDKVTNLQDLQVANRNSSREIAGKKTISAGPRYIFPGEYIAITTDPDWLSRQYLVKDPAKIVTVEALPAWPNERGNVLLLTTDNSILDELMYAADWHFELLRNKEGVALERKDPGATTQDPSNWLSAATHAGYGTPGYSNSQFMALAGTAQNIWLEPELFTPNSDGLDDVCKISYRFDQSGFVLTTKIFDRSGMLVRTLVNNGLCGLQGFFPWDGKDDKKKQLPPNVYIVVTELFSIAGKTMRFRHAVTMGY; translated from the coding sequence ATGTTGAGAAAATGCCTGTTGACCATAGTTTTATTTTCGGCTGTAACCCTTTCAGCACAAGCTTTTCAGGTGGCCATCACTGAACTGATGCCCGACCCTGAACCAGCCATTTCCTTACCTCCGGAAGAATTTATTGAACTAACGAATGTTAGTGGCAAACCGATCGATATTTCAGGATGGCAGTTGTCAAATGGCCGGACAACCGCCAGATTACCTGACAGTGTATTCCTTGCAGCCGACAGTATCCTGATCATTTGCAGCAGCCGTTCAGCAGATCAGTTTGCCCGGTTTGGAAGCACCCTTGGGGTAACGCACTTTCCTGCTTTATCCAATGAGGACGACACAATAGTACTAACGAACCTTACAGGTTTAGTGATTCATGCCGTGGCCTATTCCGGCAAATGGTACAGCCGGGAATGGCCATCAGGCGGAAGAAGCCTCGAAATGATCCAGCTGCAAAATTCCTGCAGCCAGCAAAACAATTGGGGACCCAGTAAAGCCATTACCGGTGGTACGCCCGGGCAAGCAAACAGCCTGGCCAGTGAGCCAACAGAAGGCCATCGCTTCACACTTTTATATGCCTTCTGCAAAACCGATAGTGCGGTTGTATTGGTCTTTGACGATGCGATCGATGCCGGATCAATCAGCCTCCCGGGTGCCATTCAAACTGATCCGGCTGTACAATTTAATTCAATGCACATTGAGGGCCAATTACATAACCAGTTAGTTTGTACACTCGCTAAACCCCTGGTCCCGCATCAATTGATTGAAATTAGCGCAGATGGCATTACCAGCTGCCTGCATCAGCCGACGGGTGGCATAAGGCGGGTGAAAGTTGGCCTCCCAGATCCGGATCCGGAAAAACTGGTCATCAATGAAATACTGTTTGACCCTCCCATAGATGGTGCAGATTACATGGAGTTCTATAATGCTTCTGATAAGGTGACCAACTTGCAGGACCTCCAGGTTGCAAACAGGAACAGTAGCCGCGAAATCGCCGGTAAAAAAACAATCAGTGCGGGGCCCAGGTATATATTCCCGGGTGAATACATCGCCATTACAACGGATCCGGATTGGCTCAGCAGGCAATACCTCGTGAAAGATCCTGCAAAGATCGTTACAGTGGAGGCGCTCCCCGCCTGGCCAAATGAACGGGGAAACGTATTACTCCTCACCACCGATAATTCCATCCTGGATGAATTGATGTATGCTGCTGACTGGCATTTTGAACTACTTCGCAATAAAGAAGGTGTTGCATTGGAAAGAAAAGATCCGGGAGCGACCACACAGGATCCGTCGAACTGGCTTTCGGCAGCTACCCATGCAGGTTATGGTACTCCTGGATATAGCAATTCGCAGTTCATGGCTTTAGCCGGAACTGCACAAAATATTTGGCTGGAACCAGAATTATTCACCCCTAACAGTGATGGGTTGGATGATGTTTGCAAAATCAGTTACAGGTTCGATCAATCTGGTTTTGTTTTAACCACGAAGATATTTGACCGAAGCGGTATGCTTGTGCGAACCCTCGTGAATAATGGACTCTGTGGCCTTCAGGGCTTTTTCCCCTGGGATGGAAAAGATGACAAAAAAAAACAGCTACCACCCAATGTTTACATTGTGGTAACTGAACTTTTTTCGATAGCCGGCAAAACCATGCGTTTCCGGCATGCCGTTACAATGGGCTATTAA
- a CDS encoding PfkB family carbohydrate kinase: MSLIVVGTMAFDAIETPFGKSGRIIGGSATYLALAASNFVRPINQISVIGYDFPKADLDALAARGVDLNGVQVKKDEKSFFWAGKYHLDMNTRDTLETQLNVLAGFDPVVPEIYQDSEFLMLGNLMPKLQLSVIRQMKQRPKLIVMDTMNFWMDSAMADLEEVLKEVDVLMVNDSEARQLSGQFSLVKAAKEILTMGPKYLVIKKGEHGALLFHNDKIFFAPALPLEDVFDPTGAGDTFAGGFVGHLAATRDISFGNMKNAIIKGSALASFCVEKFGTTRMQEISQADIEDRIQQFVDLVNFDISLTN, from the coding sequence ATGTCATTGATCGTTGTTGGTACTATGGCTTTCGATGCCATTGAAACCCCTTTCGGGAAGAGTGGCCGGATTATCGGCGGATCTGCTACCTACCTGGCCCTGGCCGCTTCAAATTTCGTACGCCCCATCAACCAGATCTCTGTAATTGGATATGATTTTCCCAAAGCAGACCTTGATGCCCTGGCTGCCCGGGGCGTTGATTTAAATGGCGTCCAGGTTAAAAAGGATGAAAAGTCTTTTTTCTGGGCGGGAAAGTACCACCTTGACATGAATACCCGGGATACGCTCGAAACCCAGTTGAATGTTTTGGCCGGATTTGACCCTGTAGTACCTGAAATTTACCAGGATTCTGAATTCCTGATGCTGGGCAACCTGATGCCTAAGCTGCAGCTTAGCGTCATCAGGCAGATGAAACAAAGGCCTAAACTGATCGTCATGGATACCATGAATTTTTGGATGGATTCCGCTATGGCCGACCTCGAAGAAGTATTGAAAGAAGTGGACGTCCTGATGGTGAATGATAGTGAGGCCCGCCAGTTAAGCGGTCAGTTTTCGCTGGTTAAAGCGGCCAAAGAGATCCTTACAATGGGCCCCAAATACCTGGTTATTAAAAAGGGTGAACATGGTGCTTTGCTGTTTCATAATGACAAGATTTTCTTTGCGCCAGCCTTACCCCTGGAAGATGTATTCGATCCAACTGGCGCCGGTGATACATTTGCAGGCGGATTCGTTGGCCATCTCGCAGCTACGAGGGACATTTCTTTCGGGAATATGAAAAATGCCATTATTAAAGGGTCTGCCCTGGCTTCCTTTTGTGTGGAAAAATTTGGTACCACGCGGATGCAGGAAATTTCCCAGGCAGATATTGAAGACCGTATCCAGCAATTTGTAGACCTGGTTAATTTTGATATCAGTCTCACGAATTAA
- a CDS encoding TetR/AcrR family transcriptional regulator has product MAKIKNKNNGTKKEVIVEAATRLFREKGFKAASMRDLAEAVGVEAASLYNHIQSKEELLQEICFKVANAFNQRCDEVESSDIPTIKKVEAMLRFHIRMMFDNYEMVIVADRDWKHLSDPYLSNFHSQRRIYRKRLAGIIERGIEQKEIKPVDAPTVVLIMLHAVNGIESWHRSKEKISAKQLEENMVLIMIEGLKA; this is encoded by the coding sequence ATGGCGAAGATCAAAAACAAAAATAACGGCACCAAGAAGGAGGTGATTGTAGAAGCCGCTACCCGGCTTTTCAGGGAAAAGGGTTTTAAAGCTGCATCAATGCGGGACCTGGCTGAAGCCGTTGGCGTGGAAGCCGCCAGTTTATACAACCATATCCAGTCGAAGGAAGAGTTATTACAGGAGATCTGCTTTAAGGTGGCCAACGCTTTCAACCAGAGATGCGATGAGGTGGAAAGCAGCGACATTCCAACGATCAAAAAAGTGGAAGCCATGTTAAGGTTCCATATCAGGATGATGTTCGACAACTATGAAATGGTGATCGTGGCGGACCGTGACTGGAAACATTTATCGGACCCCTATCTCTCTAATTTCCATAGCCAGCGGCGGATTTACCGTAAACGACTGGCAGGAATTATTGAACGCGGTATAGAACAAAAGGAAATCAAACCGGTGGATGCCCCTACAGTAGTACTCATCATGCTGCATGCTGTTAATGGTATTGAAAGCTGGCACCGAAGTAAAGAAAAGATAAGTGCCAAACAGCTCGAAGAAAACATGGTGCTGATCATGATTGAAGGATTAAAAGCATAA